One region of Chryseobacterium sp. SORGH_AS_0447 genomic DNA includes:
- a CDS encoding RsmB/NOP family class I SAM-dependent RNA methyltransferase — protein MELIHRNLAIGIHDALQETFFEKNKYADKVIERLLKANKKWGSQDRAVVSEIFYNIIRWKKRLEYYMGEGVKPNNVYKLIIAYLLWSKTNYKKFEEFDGIKIADILTKLKKGTVPTKAIEYSIPDWLAETLEKELGPKWEKEMDALNDQAPTVLRANSLRTTTKELISDLSDENIVSYPIRNYPDAVQLEEKKNVFLTTAFKEGLFEVQDASSQKIGYFLDVKEGQRVVDACAGAGGKTLHLAALMGNKGQIIALDIFEWKLAELKRRAKRAGAHNIETRLITDNKVIKRLHDKADRLLIDAPCSGLGVLKRNPDSKWKIDQDFIDRIKGEQQQILQDYSKMLKVGGKMVYATCSILPSENNGQVEEFLKNNPNFKMIKDEKVMPSEGYDGFYMALIERVS, from the coding sequence ATGGAATTGATACACAGAAACCTGGCCATCGGAATCCACGATGCATTGCAGGAAACGTTTTTCGAGAAAAATAAATACGCCGATAAAGTGATCGAAAGGCTGCTGAAGGCGAATAAAAAATGGGGAAGCCAGGACAGAGCCGTTGTTTCTGAGATTTTCTACAATATCATCCGCTGGAAGAAACGCCTTGAATATTATATGGGCGAAGGCGTAAAACCCAACAACGTTTATAAATTAATCATTGCTTACCTATTGTGGAGCAAGACCAACTATAAAAAATTTGAGGAATTCGACGGCATTAAGATCGCCGATATCCTAACCAAACTTAAAAAAGGAACTGTTCCTACCAAAGCCATCGAATATTCCATTCCGGACTGGCTGGCGGAAACCCTGGAAAAAGAACTGGGCCCGAAATGGGAAAAAGAAATGGATGCCCTGAACGATCAGGCACCGACGGTTCTGAGAGCAAATTCCCTTCGTACCACCACCAAAGAGCTGATCTCCGATCTTTCGGATGAAAATATTGTTTCTTATCCGATCCGTAATTATCCGGATGCCGTACAGCTGGAGGAGAAAAAAAATGTATTTCTTACGACTGCTTTCAAAGAAGGTTTGTTTGAAGTTCAGGATGCTTCTTCCCAGAAAATCGGGTATTTCCTGGACGTGAAAGAAGGCCAGCGTGTCGTGGATGCGTGTGCTGGCGCCGGTGGGAAAACCCTTCACCTTGCCGCGCTGATGGGAAACAAAGGACAGATCATCGCACTGGATATTTTCGAATGGAAACTGGCTGAATTAAAACGACGCGCCAAAAGAGCCGGAGCCCACAACATCGAGACCCGTCTGATCACGGATAATAAAGTCATCAAAAGACTTCATGATAAGGCAGACCGGTTATTGATCGATGCTCCCTGCTCAGGATTGGGTGTTCTGAAGAGAAATCCGGACAGCAAATGGAAAATCGACCAGGATTTTATCGATAGAATCAAAGGAGAGCAACAGCAGATCCTTCAGGATTATTCCAAGATGCTAAAAGTAGGCGGAAAAATGGTATACGCTACCTGTTCTATCCTGCCTTCCGAAAACAACGGCCAGGTAGAAGAATTCCTGAAAAACAATCCGAATTTTAAAATGATCAAAGATGAAAAAGTAATGCCGAGCGAAGGCTATGACGGTTTTTATATGGCTTTGATTGAAAGGGTTTCGTAA
- a CDS encoding zinc ribbon domain-containing protein YjdM, with amino-acid sequence MSDTVLCPKCSSEFTYPSDNMMVCSQCFYEWNPEETAAEASASGKILDSNGNELQDGDSVVVVKDLPVKGAPKPVKAGTKVKNIRLRPDSDHNIDCKIDGFGAMALKSEFVKKA; translated from the coding sequence ATGAGTGATACTGTACTTTGCCCTAAATGCAGCTCCGAGTTTACCTATCCTAGCGATAACATGATGGTTTGCTCCCAGTGCTTCTACGAATGGAATCCTGAGGAAACAGCTGCTGAGGCATCCGCTTCAGGAAAAATTCTTGATTCGAACGGGAATGAGCTTCAGGATGGGGATTCGGTCGTGGTTGTTAAAGATCTTCCGGTAAAAGGAGCACCAAAGCCGGTAAAAGCGGGAACGAAAGTGAAAAATATCCGTTTGCGTCCGGACAGCGACCATAATATCGACTGTAAAATAGATGGTTTCGGGGCGATGGCCTTGAAGTCGGAATTTGTGAAAAAGGCATAA